Sequence from the Rhodococcus jostii RHA1 genome:
CGTCTGCGTCACCGCGTTGAGCGTGAACGTCACCGCGACGTGCTGTTCACCCGTCTCCTCCTGCAGTCCGGCGAGTTGTTCGTCGATGCTGTGCGTTGCCTTTGCCATGGTCACCTTCCTCCCGCCGACGCGTGCACGGCGGCACCGTCGAGCACTGCATCCTGCGCGGCCGCGAAGCCGACCCGGGCGGTCAGCGCCGCCACCAGCTGCGACCGGTACCGCGCGGTGGCGTGGATGTCGGGCTCGGTGTCGATTCGCTCCCGCGCGAACTCGGACAGATTCCGCCACAACGGGTCCCGGTCGTCCGTCGCGGACGCACCCCGCAGCACGTCCGTGTAGTCGACGACCTCACCGAGCTCGCCGGCCGACACGTACGTCATCCGAGCCTCCGCGACCGCACCGCCTTCGACCCGCACCTGCGCCGCGACCCCGACGAGTGCGTAGTCGCCGTGCCTTCGGGCGATCTCGTCGATCGCCGTCCCGACACCGGGCTCGGCGGCCGGGACGGTGACACTCGTGGCGATCTCGTCCGCCTCGAGCGTCGTCTCGAGCGGCCCGGCGAACAGGTCGGTCGAGCGGATCTCCCGGACCCCGCGCACGGAACGCACGGTGACCGAGCCGCCGAGCAGCGCGAGCACGGCCGGCATCTCGGCGGACGGGTCGGCGTGGACGATCGAGCCGACCGTCGTGCCGCGGTTACGGATGGTCGGGTGCGCGACGAGACGCAGCCCGCGGCCGATCAGCGGCTGCACCTGGGCGGCGCCGCGGTCGGCTTCGAGCACCGAATGGGTGGTCAGTGCGTCGAACGTGACACCGAGCTCGCGTGACGACGACACCGCGTCCAACCGGGGGATCGATCCGATGTCGACGAGGTGCGCCGGCGCGGCCAGCCGCATGGAGAGCAACGGGATCAGCGACTGCCCGCCCGCGAGCACCTTTCCCTCGTGAGCCACGTCCGCGAGGATCTGAGAGGCCTCGTCGATCGACCGAGGTCGGTGATAAGTCAGTGGCGACGGTTTCATTCCTCAGATCCTGCCCGTATCGTACGCTCGACGTTTCGTGAACTAGTGACAAAACTCACGTCCCCCCGATGGCAGATCACGTGAGCTGACCGACCCGATCCGGGGCCGTTCCGTCGTCCGCGGTGGGCTTCGGGGCGTGACCGCCGGCCCCCGCGTCGTCCGCGTCCTTCGGTGCGATGACCCGGCACAGGTGGTACATGCCGATCACCACGATCGTGCCGAGCGCGATGCCGCTGAGGGAGAAACTGTCCGTGAAGGTCAGCTCGGTGTCACCGATCGCGATGATCAGGCCGGCGGCGATGGGCATCAGGTTGAGCGGGTTGCCGAAGTCGACGCCGTTCTCCTTCCAGATCTTCGCGCCGAGCAGGCCGATGATCCCGTAGAGCACCACCGTGATTCCGCCGAGCACACCACCGGGGGTCGCGGAGATGACGGCACCGAACTTGGGGGAGAAGCCCAGCAGCATCGCGATGACGCCTGCCGCGGCGTACGCGGCGGTCGAGTACACCTTCGTCGCGGCCATGACGCCGATGTTCTCGGCGTACGTCGTCGTGGGGGATCCGCCGACGCTGGTCGCGATGGTCGTGGCAAGGCCGTCGCCGATCAGGGCGCGTCCCATCATCGGGTCGAGGTCGGTCTTGGTGATCTCGGCGACGGCCTTGACGTGTCCTGCGTTCTCTGCGATCAGGGCGATCACACCGGGCAGCACGAGGACGATGAACGTGAGGCTGAACGACGGCGCGTGGATGCCCACGATGCCGTTCGCCTCGTCGGAGAACGGCGGAAGTCCGATCCACGACGCGGAGGAGACGCCGTCCCAGTTGACGCGGAAGTGCTCGGTGACTCCGCCTGCGACCGGGTCGTACGACGTGATCATGCCGGTCGTCAGGTCGAGCACCCACGACAGCACGTATCCGAAGAGCAGCGTCAGGAAGATCGCGACCCGTCCGAGGAATCCGCTGAGCGCGACGCTCGCCACCACCAGCACGACCATCACCGTCAGCGCGACCCACTGGTCCTGCGGCCAGTACGTTCCGGCCACGACCGGGGCCAGGTTGAACCCGATCAGCATGACGACGGCGCCGGTGACCACGGGCGGCAGGATCTTGAACACCACCCCGCCGCCGAGGAAGTGGATCAGCACGCCGATCCCGGCGAGCACGAGACCCGATACCAGGATCGCCCCGGTCACCTGCGCGGAGGTGCCGCCCTGGGCACGGATGGCGGCGATGCCGCCGACGAACGCGGCCGACGTCCCCAGGTAGCTGGGAATCCGGCCCTTGACGACCAACAGGAAGAAGAGGGTGCAGAAACCCGACAACATCACGGCCAGTTGAGGATTGAGTCCCATGATGATCGGGAAGACGAACGTGGCCCCGAACATCGAGACCACGTGCTGCCCGCCGAGCCCGATCGTGCGACCCCAGCTGAGCCGTTCGCTCGGGGCGACGACCTCCCCGGGCGCGATGGTCTTGCCATCTCCGTGCAGTGTCCAGATAGGCATAGGGGGACCTTTCAGACAGGTGACGGTGCAGGAGTGCCGACGGCCAGCTTCGATGATGTGCCGCATGTCACAGTTGCACCTCGATAGGAGGGAAACGTTATTACAGCGTCAGCCACCCGGCGTGAGAAGAATCTGCCAGTGCGCGTGCAGCGAAATTGGCAACTTTAGGAATTGATGCCGCGCATCGCCATGATCTTGAGGGCGAGCGACAGGTCGAGTCGTAATTCGGGGTGATCGGTGAACGACCCGAGCATCTTCTCCAGCTTTACCACCCGGTACCGCAGGGTGTTGTAGTGAAAGTGGAGTTGACGTGCGGTTTCGGCGATGTTGATGTTGGTGGCGAGCAACACCTCGAGGGTGCGCCGCATGTCCTGAGCCTCGGGTGTGTCGGCCGTCAGTTCGCGGAGGGTCTCGGAGGCGAACGACTCCAGTTCCCGGTCGTCCTCGACGAGGCTCAGCAACCGGTAGACACCGAGATCGTCGAAATGTGTCACGGCCCAGGCGCCGGTGATCTGCCGTCCCACCTTCAGCGCGGTCCGGGCCTGGCCGTAGAGGGCCGGGATGCCGTCCACCGAGTCCGTCGGCCGGGACACTCCCACCCCGAAGGGCCTGCGCCCACCGCCGCCGTCGCCGCGCACGTACGCGACGAGTTCGTGGACGAGGTTCATCGTGTCGGTGCCGACCCCCATCAGGATCACCGTCTCCGTCGCCAGCGCAGTGACCGCGGCACCGGTGTCACGGCCCGCGACGGCACTCGTGAATGCCCGCGCCTGACGCTCGACGAGCGGCATCCGGGTAGGCATCGACGGCTCGTCCTCACCGACCGGATCGGGTTGGATCACCACGACGACCACGGGACGGTCCAGGTCCCAGCCGAACGTCTTGGCATGCGCGACGACGTGCTCGTGTTCGCCGCCGCGGCCGAGCAGCAGGTCCCGCACGAAGTTCGCGCGATGCTTCTCCTCCACCGAGGACACGACCAGTTCACGGGCGACCACCAGGGCGCACACCGCCGCCGCCTGCTCGACGAGATACAGGTCTTCGCTGCGCAGCGGGTGCCCGGTGCTGAAGTGCACCAGCCGCCCGTGATCGATGCCGTTGGCTGAAATCGCTGAGACGGCGATGAACTCGTCGCCCAGCCGGTGCAGGCCGAGCCCGCCCTCCGTCGAATCGGTGCGGACCCGCCCGGTGGAGTCGAGCGCCGCACTCGACGCCAGCCGGTTCAGCTCGGACTCGTCCCCGGCCCGGCACAACTGACGTCCGTCGGGTGTCGTGATCAGCACGGCCCCGCCCAGTTCGCCGTGGACGGCGACGGCGAGTTCGGCGAACCCTCCACCGGCCATCACGACGTCGACGAGCACTCTCCGCAGCCGGTCCGCCTCGAACACGGCGTCGACCTGCCGGGCCGACAACTCCGCGAGCGCACCCGCCAGCGGGTGTGTCTGCGAGTACAGGTCCGCGACCACGACGACGGGAAGCCCGAGTTCGTCGGCCGCGTCGGACATCTCGGCCGGCAGCGTGGCGCCGGGGTCGTCGAGTCGGACGGCGAGCCCGCAGACGCCTCGCCTGTCGAGCCGGGCGAGAAACGCGTCGATCGGCTCGACCAGTCGGCCGAGAACCGCGGACGTGGTGATCAGCAACTGTCCGGTCCGGAGCCACGGTCCGATGTCCGGCACCGCCATCACGGCCACGTTCGAGACCTCACGCGAGGTGCCGGTCTCGCCGGCGACGAGGGTCGGGGAGACGAGGAGATCGGACACCAGCACGTCGGCGAACGATTGCGGCGCAACGTCCCGACCAGGCGTGTCGCCGATGTCGGCGGCTGCGCGGAACCCGGGAGCGGAACTACCGACATCCCTCGCCGTCACTGCAACACCCTGCTCACTTGATCCGATACTCGCCCCGGATGGCGCGAAAGTGTGACCTTAAGTCTCGACCCGAATACCCGTCAAACGATGGTCACACGGTGCACTCGAGCGGACGGCCGGTCCCGGCCGGTGCGTCACGGTGAATCGGACCGCTCAGCTGCTGGAGCTCGAGCCCGGTGGTGCCCCGGGTCGTCTTCATCATCTCGGCGAGGATCGACACCGCGGTCTCTTCGGGAGTGCGGGCACCCAGGTCGAGGCCGATCGGGGAATGCAGCCGCGCCAGCTCCGCCGTGGTCGTCCCCTGTTCCCGCAGCCGCGCGACCCGGCGCTCGTGCGTGGCCCGGCTGCCCATCGCGCCGATGTACGCGGCGTCCGATCGCAGGGCCAGCTCCAGCAGTGGGATGTCGAATTTTTCGTCGTGGGTGAGCACCGCGAGGACCGTCCGGTGGTCGACCGGCGCGGTCTCGAGGAACCGGTGCGGCCACATCACGACGACGTCGTCGGCGTCCGGGAACCGGGCGCGCGTCGCGAACACGGCGCGGGCGTCGATCACCGTGACGTGGTAGCCGGCGAACGCGCCGAGCGTGCACATGGCCGCCGCGAAGTCGATGGCCCCGAAGATGTACATCCGCGGTGGGGGCGCGAAGATCTCGACCATGCACACCGTCTCGGACTGCAGCTGATACACCAGCGACTCACCGGCGTCGAGACGACGGCGGACATTCGCGACGTCGGTCTCGGGCAGGTCGAGCTCGCCCGCGGGACCGTCCCCGGTGATCACGCAGCGCCGGGTCCGTGATCCGTCGCCCGTCTCCGTCACGACGGCGATCGACTCACCGCCGCGGATCCGTCGCGCCACATCCGCGAAGTCGGGGAAGTCGTTGTGCCCGATGCGCTGAACGAACACCTCGATGGTGCCGCCGCACGTCAGACCGACACCGATCGCGTCGTCGTCCGCCACGCAGAACACCTCGGTCCGGCTCCGTCCGTCGGCCAGCACGTCCCGCGCCGTCTCGTACAGCGCGCTCTCGACGCACCCACCGGACACACTTCCGAGCACCTCACCGGATTGCGACACGGCCATCGCCGCGCCCGGTGCCCGCGGAGACGACTTCCAGGTGCGCACCACCGTGGCGAGGGCGAAGTTCTCGCCGCGGTCGAACCACGCTTCCAGGCCCGTCAGGATGTCGCGCATCGTCTCGTACTCCTCGGGTGATTCGTCGGGACCCTCACGCTAACCGGAGGCGACCGGCCGACGCGGCACACAATGCGCCGAAAACCCCAGCGGCCGCTTGTGCATTCTCGCCATCGCTATCGATCGGCGGCTCCGCAATTCTCGGACGGCCCCCTTCCTTCACAGAGAACCGAGGATCCACCATGAATCAGTTGCTCAGCGGAATCCGGGTCCTCGACCTCACGCGGGCCCTCGCCGGTCCGCTGTGCACGGCACTGCTGTCCGATTTCGGCGCCGACATCATCAAGGTCGAGACCCGTTCCGGTGGCGACAGTTCCCGGCAGTGGCCGCCGTTCGACGGCAGCGACAGCCTGTACTTCGCCTCTGTCAACCGCGGCAAACGGTCCGTCGCGCTCGACATGCGCAGCGAGCAGGGCCGGAAACTGCTGCGCCGCATGGCCGTCGACGTGGACGTCATCGTCGAGAACTTCCGTCCCGGCGTCCTCGCGGACATGGGGCTCGATCAGGAGTCGCTCGCCGAAGACAATCCCGGCGTGATCGTCATGAGTGTCAGCGGTTTCGGCCCGACCGGACCCGAGCAGTTCTCGCCGGGACTCGATCAGGTGGCGCAGGGCATGTCGGGTCTGATGTCGGTGACCGGCGCGGGCGACCACACGCCGATGCGCGTCGGCGTCCCGATCATCGATACCGTGTCCGGTATCTATGCGGCACTGGGCATCACGGCGGCGCTCGTGTCGCGGGGCAGTGACGGCGCCGGTCATCACGTGCAGACGTCGCTGCTCGAATCGGCCCTGTCGATCATGTCGTTCCAGGCGCAGAACTACCTGAGCACCGGTCGCGTCGCGG
This genomic interval carries:
- a CDS encoding FAD binding domain-containing protein; amino-acid sequence: MKPSPLTYHRPRSIDEASQILADVAHEGKVLAGGQSLIPLLSMRLAAPAHLVDIGSIPRLDAVSSSRELGVTFDALTTHSVLEADRGAAQVQPLIGRGLRLVAHPTIRNRGTTVGSIVHADPSAEMPAVLALLGGSVTVRSVRGVREIRSTDLFAGPLETTLEADEIATSVTVPAAEPGVGTAIDEIARRHGDYALVGVAAQVRVEGGAVAEARMTYVSAGELGEVVDYTDVLRGASATDDRDPLWRNLSEFARERIDTEPDIHATARYRSQLVAALTARVGFAAAQDAVLDGAAVHASAGGR
- a CDS encoding uracil-xanthine permease family protein yields the protein MPIWTLHGDGKTIAPGEVVAPSERLSWGRTIGLGGQHVVSMFGATFVFPIIMGLNPQLAVMLSGFCTLFFLLVVKGRIPSYLGTSAAFVGGIAAIRAQGGTSAQVTGAILVSGLVLAGIGVLIHFLGGGVVFKILPPVVTGAVVMLIGFNLAPVVAGTYWPQDQWVALTVMVVLVVASVALSGFLGRVAIFLTLLFGYVLSWVLDLTTGMITSYDPVAGGVTEHFRVNWDGVSSASWIGLPPFSDEANGIVGIHAPSFSLTFIVLVLPGVIALIAENAGHVKAVAEITKTDLDPMMGRALIGDGLATTIATSVGGSPTTTYAENIGVMAATKVYSTAAYAAAGVIAMLLGFSPKFGAVISATPGGVLGGITVVLYGIIGLLGAKIWKENGVDFGNPLNLMPIAAGLIIAIGDTELTFTDSFSLSGIALGTIVVIGMYHLCRVIAPKDADDAGAGGHAPKPTADDGTAPDRVGQLT
- a CDS encoding PucR family transcriptional regulator, which gives rise to MTARDVGSSAPGFRAAADIGDTPGRDVAPQSFADVLVSDLLVSPTLVAGETGTSREVSNVAVMAVPDIGPWLRTGQLLITTSAVLGRLVEPIDAFLARLDRRGVCGLAVRLDDPGATLPAEMSDAADELGLPVVVVADLYSQTHPLAGALAELSARQVDAVFEADRLRRVLVDVVMAGGGFAELAVAVHGELGGAVLITTPDGRQLCRAGDESELNRLASSAALDSTGRVRTDSTEGGLGLHRLGDEFIAVSAISANGIDHGRLVHFSTGHPLRSEDLYLVEQAAAVCALVVARELVVSSVEEKHRANFVRDLLLGRGGEHEHVVAHAKTFGWDLDRPVVVVVIQPDPVGEDEPSMPTRMPLVERQARAFTSAVAGRDTGAAVTALATETVILMGVGTDTMNLVHELVAYVRGDGGGGRRPFGVGVSRPTDSVDGIPALYGQARTALKVGRQITGAWAVTHFDDLGVYRLLSLVEDDRELESFASETLRELTADTPEAQDMRRTLEVLLATNINIAETARQLHFHYNTLRYRVVKLEKMLGSFTDHPELRLDLSLALKIMAMRGINS
- a CDS encoding XdhC family protein — encoded protein: MRDILTGLEAWFDRGENFALATVVRTWKSSPRAPGAAMAVSQSGEVLGSVSGGCVESALYETARDVLADGRSRTEVFCVADDDAIGVGLTCGGTIEVFVQRIGHNDFPDFADVARRIRGGESIAVVTETGDGSRTRRCVITGDGPAGELDLPETDVANVRRRLDAGESLVYQLQSETVCMVEIFAPPPRMYIFGAIDFAAAMCTLGAFAGYHVTVIDARAVFATRARFPDADDVVVMWPHRFLETAPVDHRTVLAVLTHDEKFDIPLLELALRSDAAYIGAMGSRATHERRVARLREQGTTTAELARLHSPIGLDLGARTPEETAVSILAEMMKTTRGTTGLELQQLSGPIHRDAPAGTGRPLECTV
- a CDS encoding CaiB/BaiF CoA transferase family protein yields the protein MNQLLSGIRVLDLTRALAGPLCTALLSDFGADIIKVETRSGGDSSRQWPPFDGSDSLYFASVNRGKRSVALDMRSEQGRKLLRRMAVDVDVIVENFRPGVLADMGLDQESLAEDNPGVIVMSVSGFGPTGPEQFSPGLDQVAQGMSGLMSVTGAGDHTPMRVGVPIIDTVSGIYAALGITAALVSRGSDGAGHHVQTSLLESALSIMSFQAQNYLSTGRVAEPNGNTHPTITPYGTFDTADFPIIIATGSDRHWESLCQVLGDPDLADRPEYRTGQSRLAHRDRLTKELLELLSVRPAAEWVTAIRAAGIPCGPVHTIDQAFADPQVQALKMVQPVATPDGGEVPLVRGPFWVDDETLPIRNAPPMVLGQDTAEVLGEFGLSDEDIAGLRRDRVI